A region from the Rhizoctonia solani chromosome 13, complete sequence genome encodes:
- a CDS encoding polygalacturonase has translation MRLWKPYERTVEALYCHGSLTPEEEGQYLRLHQAIGDTPTCIVPSYGNLNKSDTPAIHAAFKKCGKGGRIIFKENTTYALNELTILTPCKSCTVELEGTLRLSDNITYWLKNATNPANLTSATYPNLVYYPFQDTFSYLILKDWKKSSLVSKTGKGLIDGAGQLWWNAFAGQEALDPEPCQLVQLGIDSKYLNYTNIRLSALSTNKNPPKNADGWDTYRTSHFVLRGAHVVSGDDCFNSHGVSVGSLAQYPGVLDRVEHVKVKYYFCRKWGQLLKWCPYQDLGRTVGSAIVNDIHYEDLTVDNVTNPLVVDSCYFSQAYCATGKPVASITDVTVTNIRGNSTGAVVSSIICPEGSTCDIKFKNVDIKPKNGAAPVYRCFSVTSEDLGVNCTYPTIVNGTFKWPA, from the exons ATGAGATTATGGAAGCCATATGAGCGTACAGTTGAGGCCCTTTACTGTCATGGATCGCTTACCCCCGAAGAAGAGGGGCAG TATCTTCGCCTTCATCAGGCAATAGGCGACACGCCG ACATGCATTGTGCCTTCTTATGGCAACCTGAACAAGTCTGATACGCCCGCTATTCATGCTGCGTTCAAAAAGTGCGGAAAGGGCGGTCGTATTATCTTCAAGGAGAATACTACTTATGCTTTGAACGAACTCACG ATTCTCACCCCATGCAAGAGTTGTACGGTTGAGCTCGAAGGTACCCTTCGTCTCTCGGACAATATCACATACTGGTTAAAGAATGCGACGAATCCTGCAAACCTTACCTCTGCTACATACCCTAATCTTGTCTACTA TCCCTTCCAGGATACATTTTCGTACCTTATTCTTAAGGACTGGAAGAAGTCCTCGCTGGTTTCAAAGACTGGGAAGGGTCTCATCGACGGTGCGGGCCAGCTTTGGTGGAATGCATTCGCCGGGCAAGAAGCTCTCGACCCCG AACCCTGCCAATTGGTTCAACTGGGTATTGACAGCAAATACCTCAACTACACCAATATTCGTCTTTCCGCGTTGTCTACCAACAAGAATCCACCTAAGAATGCAGATGGATGGGA CACTTATCGCACCTCCCACTTTGTCCTTCGTGGCGCGCACGTGGTTTCTGGTGATGACTGTTTC AACTCTCATGGTGTCAGTGTTGGCAGTCTCGCGCAGTACCCAGGCGTCTTGGATCGGGTAGAACATGTCAAAGTT AAATATTACTTTTGTCGGAAATGGGGACAGCTCCTCAAATGGTGCCCGTATCAAGATCTGGGCCGGACCGTTGGCTCGGCCATCGTCAACGATATTCACTATGAGGATCTCACG GTTGACAATGTAACGAATCCTCTGGTTGTTGATTCGTGCTACTTCAGCCAGGCGTATTGTGCTACC GGCAAGCCTGTCGCAAGCATCACCGATGTTACTGTGACTAACATTCGCGGCAATTCGACTGGGGCTGTCGTTTCGTCTATTATCTGTCCCGAGGGTTCGACATGTGACATCAAGTTCAAGAATGTGGATATCAAACCGAAGAATGGTGCTGCTCCAGTATACAGGTGTTTTAGCGTTACCAGCGAGGATCTGGGTGTAAACTGCACCTACCCCACGATCGTGAATGGAACTTTCAAGTGGCCGGCTTGA